The genomic segment CGTCACCAGCGACGCGGACGGCTACTGGGCGCTGCCGCCGCTCTCGCGGGTGGCGGTGGTGGAAGTCCGGGCCACGCACGGCGCGCATCCCACCGTCACGCGCCTCGTCGCGCCGGAATACCCGCGGCGCGAGCAACGCGCCGACTTCGTGTTCAGCTAGCCCGCACCACCCGCACCGCCCACGCACGACCCGCACGCGCCGTTGCACACATCGCCGCCAGTCTCCCGCAAGGCCGCACGATCTTCAGGAGGAGTGAGATGCCCGAGTACCTGTCGCCCGCTGTCTACGTCGAGGAAGTCGACACGGGATCGAAGCCGATCGAAGGCGTGAGCACGAGCACCGCCGGCATGGTCGGGGTGACCGAACGCGGGCCGGTGAACGTGCCGATCCTGGTCACCAGCATGGGAGAGTTCACGCGCTGGTTCGGGGAACCGCTCGGCGACGTGGAGTTCCGCAACGCGAACGGCTTCCACTGCTACCTGCCGCACGCGGTGCAGGGCTTCTTCACCAACGGCGGCAAGCGGGTGTACGTCACGCGGGTGCTGCGCGACGATGCGCGTGCCTCGGTGGCGGCGCTCTTCGACCGTGGCGGACCCGCCTCGGTGGCCTCGCGGCTCCTGCGCTCGACGCGGGCCGGCACGGGCACGCTGGTCAACCAGCCGCTGGTGTCGATCCTGGCGCCGGCCGCCCTGGCCGCGGGTGACGCGATCCGCATCGGCAACGGCAGCCAGAGCGAGTACCGCACGCTGGCGGCGAATCCGGTGGCGAGCACGCATGTCGCGCTCTCGTTCCCGCTGGCGCATGCCCACGACGCGGGGACGCCGATCACCGACGTCGCGCGCCTGCTGCTGGCACCGTTCACCGCTCCCTGCACCCTGGCGGCGGCGACGCCGGCCGGCACGGCGACGGTCACGCTCACGGAGGGTGTGGCGGGTGAGGCGGCGTTCCTGGCCGCCGGCCAGGTCCTCGAGTTCGGTGCTGCGGCCGACGCCGAGCACCGGCGCATCGAGCGGCTGAGTGGCGCGGGCGCCTCACGCACCGTGGTGCTGGATGCGCCGCTGGTGCTGGCCCATGCCGCGGCGACAGCGGTGACACCGCTGAACGTGGCCGGCGGTGCGGCGACGACGCTGCTGGCGGCCGCCAATGCCCGGGACAGCGTGATCTTCGGCGATGCGATCGGCGCCGACTTCACGCTCACCGCCAACCTGGTGGTGTTCGAGGCGGGCACGGCCCAGGTGGAGGTGCGGCGGATCGCCGACCTGCACCAGCTCGCGCTGCTGCGCAGCACGTACGACGCGTACCCGCGCGGCTCGACGGTCTCCGAGGTCACCGTCACCGACGACCGGCGCACGCTCACCGCCGCCTCGGTGGTGGACACGATCACGATCGACGATGTCGCCGGCCTGGAGCCGGGGCAGCGCCTGCGCGTGGATCCCGGCGGGGCGCCGGAGGTGCGGACGATCCGTTCCGTCGACACCACCGCGCTGACCGTGACCTTCACGGTGGCGTTGGCGGGCCCGCACGGGGCGGGCCAGTTCGTGGAGGTGCTGCCGACCACGCTCACCGCAGCGACGGCGGTGGCCGACGTGAGCATCCCGCTGGCGTCGCGGCTGGGGCTCGGCGTCGGCGACGTGCTGCGCATCGGCGTGGCGCCTGACGCGGAGTTCGCGACGGTCGCCGCCCTCACCGGCGACCCGGCTGCGCCGCCGAATGCGGGGGCCATCGTGCTGGCGGGCCCGCTGGCGATCGCCCACGCGAATGGTGCCACGGTGCAGCGGGTCCGGGTCGGTCCCGCGGCGGTGGTGCGCCAACCGGCCTCGCTGGTGCTGGACGCGGCCGCCGACAGCGACGTGCTGGTGGTGAGCGAGAACTTCGGCTTCGCACTCGGCGACATGGTCGAGGTGACGACACCGTCGGGGCTCCGCTGGCTGCACGCGCTGTCGGCGGCGGCGGCGGCAGTGGTGCCGATGGAGGTGGAGCTGGATGCGCCGCTCGATCGCAGCCATGAGCTGGGGGCCGAGATCGCGCAGCGGACGGCGATGATCGGCATCTCGGCGATCGATGCGGGGCGCTGGGGTGACCGCCTGCGGATCTCGGTGGAGGACGAGGCGAACGGCCTCGTGTCGGGTGCGACGCTGGCGATCGTGAACAGCCCGACCGACATCCGGCTCTCGTCGCCGACCGGCGTGGAGCCGGGCACGGTGCTGGAGCTGATCGCGCCGGCGGGGGACGACACGGTGATCGGCGGGTTGCTGAAGGTGGCCGCCATCAACCGCTCCAACAACCGCATCACGCTGGCCGCGCCACTGAGTGCCGCGCAGAACACGGCGTACACCAATGCGCTCGGGCTGGGCCAGCAGCTGCGGGTGCGGTCGCGCGAGTTCCGGCTCTCGGTGCTGCTGATGCGGCGCCCCGACCCGATGGTGCCGTCGCGCGACGACTCGGCGGTGGACCGCGAGGTGTTCGCGAACCTCTCGATGGACCCGCGGCACTCGCGCTACTTCCTGTCGCTGATCGGTGACGTCGCTGGTGTGCCGCGGTTGAGCGACGGGCGTCCCGACGGCGGCTCGTGGTACGTGCGTGCCGAGGACCTGGCGGCGAACGCGGCGGCGCGCGAGGCGGTGCGCCTGGGCCCCGAGACGCTGGTGGACCGGTTGCCGAGCGGCATGCCCCGTGCGGCGCGCCACGCGCTGGCCGGCGGTGACGACTCGCTCGCGCTGCTGGACGACACGGTCTACATCGGCGTCGACGCCGTCGATCCCGGTGACCGGACCGGCTTGCAGGCGCTCAAGAACATCGAGGAAGTGAGCATCGTCGCGATTCCCGGCCGCACCGCCACCGCGCTGCAGGGGGCGCTGATCTCGCACTGCGAGGAGATGCGCTTCCGCTTCGCCGTGCTGGACTCGCAGCGGGCGCCGCTGGATGCGATCGCCGACGTGCGGGCGCAGCGCCAGCAGTTCGACACGAAGTACGCGGCGCTCTACTACCCGTGGCTGCTCATCCCGCAGCCCTTCCCGACCGTGCCCGGGCCGACGCTGCCGTACATGGTGCCGCCGGCCGGCCACATGGTGGGCGTGTACGCGCGCACCGACATCGAGCGCGGCGTGCACAAGGCGCCGGCGAACGAGGTGGTGCGCGGCATCGTGGGGCTGCAGCGCAGCCTGAGCAAGGGCGAGCACGACATCCTGAACCCGTACCCGGTGAACATCAACGTCATCCGCGACTTCCGCAGCAACAGCCGCGGGATCCGGGCATGGGGCGGGCGCGTGATCACGAGCGACAGCGACTGGAAGTACGTGAACGTGCGGCGCCTCATGATCTTCATCGAGCAGTCGGTGGAGCGCGGGCTGCAGTGGGTGGTGTTCGAGCCCAACGCCGAGCCGCTCTGGGCCCGCGTGGTGCGGACGATCTCGAACTTCCTGCGCACCGTGTGGCGCAACGGCGCCCTCGAGGGCACCAAGGTGGAGGAGGCGTTCTTCGTGCGCTGCGACCGCAGCACGATGACGCAGGCCGAGATCGACAACGGGCAGCTCATCTGCCTGGTGGGCATCGCGCCGGTGAAGCCGGCGGAGTTCGTGATCGTGCGCATCGGGCTCTGGACCGCCCACACCAGCGACTGACATGCCGCGCCGCTGACCCGCGCCGCGCGTTCCCCACGTCACCCCCTGTCCCGTCGAGAGAGCCATGGGCACCTCCGTCCGTCCCGACCCGTTCCGCAGCTTCAACTTCAAGATCGAGTTCGACGGGCTCCCCGTCGGCAGCTTCAGCGAGTGCAGCGGCCTCACCGCCGAGGGCGACGCGGTGGACTACCGCGAGGGCACCGACCTGCAGCTCTCGGTGCGCAAGCTGATCGGCATGCGCAAGTACACCAACATCGTCCTCAAGCGCGGCTACACCGTCAACGGTGAGCTGTGGGCGTGGTACAAGCTGATCGCCAACGGCGTGAACGAGCGGCGCGACGGCTCGATCATCCTGCAGGACGAGGAGCACAACGAGGTGATGCGCTGGAACGTGTCGAAGGCCTGGATCAACAAGATCGAGGGGCCGACGTTCAACGCCACCGCGAACGAGGTCGCGATCGAGTCGTGCGAGCTGGTGCACGAGGGGCTGGAGCTCGCGTGAGCCGGCCCCGCCGCACGTCCCACGCCGCGCGCTGACCGGCCATGGCGACGTACACCACTCCCGGCGTCTACTACGAGACGGTGGATGTCACCGACTCGCGGGTGGCCTCCGTGCGCACCGACGTGGCCGGCTTCGTGGGCATCGCCGAGCGCGGGCCGGTGGACACGCCGGTGCCGCTGGAGTCGTGGCGCCAGTTCCGCGCGCACTTCGGTGACGTGACCGGCAGCGGCTACCTGGCCTACACGGTGCGCGCCTTCTTCGAGAACGGCGGCGCGCGCTGCTGGGTGGTGCGGGTGGCGTCGCGCGATCCGCTGTCGGGGGTGGAACCGGCGGCGGTCACGCTCACCTCGCCGGTGGGCGCGCTCCCGGTGTGGCGCGTGCGCGCCTCGAGCCCTGGGGCGTGGGGCAACGCGCTCGCGATCCAGGTGACGGTGACGCACCGCGCGCAGACCACCGGCTCGCCGATCGGTGCCACGCCGACCGCGACGGCCGTGGCGTCCACCA from the Gemmatimonadaceae bacterium genome contains:
- a CDS encoding phage tail protein, coding for MGTSVRPDPFRSFNFKIEFDGLPVGSFSECSGLTAEGDAVDYREGTDLQLSVRKLIGMRKYTNIVLKRGYTVNGELWAWYKLIANGVNERRDGSIILQDEEHNEVMRWNVSKAWINKIEGPTFNATANEVAIESCELVHEGLELA
- a CDS encoding phage tail sheath subtilisin-like domain-containing protein, whose product is MPEYLSPAVYVEEVDTGSKPIEGVSTSTAGMVGVTERGPVNVPILVTSMGEFTRWFGEPLGDVEFRNANGFHCYLPHAVQGFFTNGGKRVYVTRVLRDDARASVAALFDRGGPASVASRLLRSTRAGTGTLVNQPLVSILAPAALAAGDAIRIGNGSQSEYRTLAANPVASTHVALSFPLAHAHDAGTPITDVARLLLAPFTAPCTLAAATPAGTATVTLTEGVAGEAAFLAAGQVLEFGAAADAEHRRIERLSGAGASRTVVLDAPLVLAHAAATAVTPLNVAGGAATTLLAAANARDSVIFGDAIGADFTLTANLVVFEAGTAQVEVRRIADLHQLALLRSTYDAYPRGSTVSEVTVTDDRRTLTAASVVDTITIDDVAGLEPGQRLRVDPGGAPEVRTIRSVDTTALTVTFTVALAGPHGAGQFVEVLPTTLTAATAVADVSIPLASRLGLGVGDVLRIGVAPDAEFATVAALTGDPAAPPNAGAIVLAGPLAIAHANGATVQRVRVGPAAVVRQPASLVLDAAADSDVLVVSENFGFALGDMVEVTTPSGLRWLHALSAAAAAVVPMEVELDAPLDRSHELGAEIAQRTAMIGISAIDAGRWGDRLRISVEDEANGLVSGATLAIVNSPTDIRLSSPTGVEPGTVLELIAPAGDDTVIGGLLKVAAINRSNNRITLAAPLSAAQNTAYTNALGLGQQLRVRSREFRLSVLLMRRPDPMVPSRDDSAVDREVFANLSMDPRHSRYFLSLIGDVAGVPRLSDGRPDGGSWYVRAEDLAANAAAREAVRLGPETLVDRLPSGMPRAARHALAGGDDSLALLDDTVYIGVDAVDPGDRTGLQALKNIEEVSIVAIPGRTATALQGALISHCEEMRFRFAVLDSQRAPLDAIADVRAQRQQFDTKYAALYYPWLLIPQPFPTVPGPTLPYMVPPAGHMVGVYARTDIERGVHKAPANEVVRGIVGLQRSLSKGEHDILNPYPVNINVIRDFRSNSRGIRAWGGRVITSDSDWKYVNVRRLMIFIEQSVERGLQWVVFEPNAEPLWARVVRTISNFLRTVWRNGALEGTKVEEAFFVRCDRSTMTQAEIDNGQLICLVGIAPVKPAEFVIVRIGLWTAHTSD